A section of the Spirosoma pollinicola genome encodes:
- a CDS encoding LytR/AlgR family response regulator transcription factor, whose translation MPPTLRCIAIDDEPIALDIIKSHASKVPFLDLKRTFVNAFEALTFLKTEPVDLIFLDINMPDLTGLDFAQVVGNKSQIVFTTAYPDYALQGFELSALDYLLKPIGFGRFMQAANKAYERLSGDTKKSPYVFVKDGYDWVRINLDELQYVESDGNYLTFQETGKKTLTRMTIGEATEMLPKDQFMRVHKSYIIALDRIEKIERHQLTIGKVQVPLGGNYRDDLLERVK comes from the coding sequence ATGCCGCCTACTCTCCGCTGTATTGCCATCGACGACGAGCCGATTGCACTCGACATTATTAAATCCCACGCCAGCAAAGTGCCCTTTCTGGATCTCAAACGCACCTTTGTCAATGCGTTTGAGGCATTGACATTCCTGAAAACCGAACCCGTTGATTTGATTTTTCTGGATATCAATATGCCCGACTTAACCGGTCTGGACTTTGCGCAGGTTGTTGGGAATAAGTCGCAGATTGTATTTACGACGGCCTATCCAGACTATGCGTTGCAGGGTTTCGAGCTAAGTGCGCTGGATTATCTGTTAAAACCTATTGGCTTTGGTCGTTTCATGCAGGCCGCTAATAAAGCCTACGAACGCTTGTCGGGCGATACTAAAAAGTCGCCCTATGTGTTTGTGAAAGATGGATATGACTGGGTTCGGATCAATCTGGACGAGTTGCAATACGTGGAATCTGATGGAAACTACCTGACCTTCCAGGAAACGGGCAAGAAAACACTTACGCGCATGACCATTGGCGAAGCGACAGAAATGCTGCCTAAAGATCAGTTCATGCGGGTACACAAATCCTATATCATTGCCCTCGACCGTATCGAAAAGATCGAGCGGCACCAGCTTACCATTGGTAAAGTACAGGTGCCGCTCGGCGGAAATTATCGCGATGACTTGCTGGAACGGGTGAAGTAA
- the nadB gene encoding L-aspartate oxidase: MPHQFDFLVIGSGIAGLSYATKLAMHFEKLQQSVRIGVITKVQADETNTKYAQGGIAAVWSEDDSFEKHIEDTMVAGDFLSDRHIVEIVVNEGPGRIQELISYGTRFDKEHGGDEYDLAKEGGHSDFRILHFKDITGAEIERALLEKANSLKSIEIFTHFYAVELITRHQLGETVHRYDTDNKCFGAYVLDTQTGKVEQFLAKTTLLATGGIGNIYQNTTNPSIATGDGIAMAYRAKGIGKDMEFIQFHPTALYEPGKKPNFLISEAVRGFGGILRTRKGETFMENYDPRLSLAPRDIVARAIDSEMKKAGDPHVYLDVTHCDYEKFIEHFPNITAYCLDHLGLDIRKDYIPVVPAQHYLCGGIRVNEWGQTNIQFLYAVGECSCTGLHGANRLASNSLLEAVVFGHRAYEKTVELLDQAVMPANIPAWNDAGTTHPEELVLVTEMKKELESIMSNYVGIVRSNRRLKRAMDRLELIYLEHEELYRQSKVSAPICELRNMIEVAYLVIKMAMARRENSGLHFNLDNVK; this comes from the coding sequence ATGCCCCATCAATTCGATTTCTTAGTTATTGGCTCCGGTATTGCGGGCCTGAGTTACGCCACAAAACTGGCCATGCACTTTGAAAAGTTGCAGCAATCGGTTCGTATTGGCGTCATTACGAAAGTGCAGGCCGACGAAACCAACACCAAATATGCACAGGGTGGCATAGCGGCTGTATGGTCAGAAGATGACTCGTTCGAGAAACACATTGAAGACACGATGGTGGCGGGCGATTTTCTAAGCGACCGCCATATTGTCGAAATCGTGGTGAATGAAGGGCCGGGCCGTATTCAGGAATTGATTAGCTACGGCACGCGCTTCGACAAAGAACATGGTGGTGATGAGTACGACCTCGCCAAAGAGGGGGGCCACTCCGACTTTCGGATTCTGCACTTTAAAGATATTACCGGGGCCGAAATTGAACGGGCTTTACTCGAAAAGGCTAACTCCCTGAAATCCATCGAGATTTTCACCCATTTCTACGCTGTTGAGTTGATCACCCGCCACCAACTCGGCGAAACGGTGCACCGCTACGATACGGATAATAAATGCTTTGGAGCCTATGTACTCGATACACAAACGGGCAAGGTCGAGCAATTTTTAGCCAAGACGACCTTGCTGGCAACGGGCGGGATTGGCAATATTTACCAAAATACCACTAACCCCAGCATTGCTACCGGCGACGGCATCGCGATGGCCTACCGTGCTAAAGGCATTGGTAAGGATATGGAGTTTATCCAGTTTCACCCCACGGCGTTATACGAACCGGGCAAGAAACCCAACTTTCTGATTTCGGAAGCCGTTCGGGGATTTGGAGGCATATTGCGCACCCGAAAAGGCGAAACGTTCATGGAAAACTATGACCCGCGCCTATCGCTGGCACCCCGCGATATTGTAGCCCGCGCCATCGACTCCGAAATGAAAAAGGCTGGTGATCCGCACGTGTATCTGGACGTGACTCACTGCGATTATGAGAAATTTATCGAGCATTTTCCGAACATAACCGCTTATTGCCTCGACCATTTGGGGTTGGATATACGGAAAGACTACATCCCTGTAGTGCCAGCCCAGCATTACCTCTGTGGGGGTATTCGGGTAAATGAATGGGGACAAACCAACATTCAGTTCCTATATGCCGTTGGCGAATGTTCCTGCACGGGCCTTCATGGAGCCAATCGACTGGCCTCAAACTCATTGCTCGAAGCCGTTGTGTTTGGTCATCGGGCTTATGAGAAAACCGTTGAGCTACTCGACCAGGCTGTTATGCCCGCAAACATCCCCGCCTGGAACGACGCCGGTACGACCCACCCTGAAGAACTGGTGTTAGTGACCGAGATGAAAAAAGAACTGGAGTCTATTATGTCGAACTATGTAGGCATTGTTCGTTCGAACCGACGGTTGAAACGGGCAATGGATCGACTCGAACTCATCTATTTAGAGCATGAAGAACTCTACCGCCAGTCGAAAGTATCCGCTCCCATCTGCGAACTCCGGAACATGATCGAAGTAGCCTATCTTGTTATCAAAATGGCGATGGCCCGACGCGAAAACAGCGGTCTTCATTTCAATCTGGATAATGTGAAGTAG
- the nadA gene encoding quinolinate synthase NadA gives MEALLEEVQRVGYVNKPVAEDIDLVAEINRLKKEKNAVILAHYYVDGAIQDIADYIGDSLGLSQQAAATPADMIVFCGVHFMGETAKVLSPEKKVVIPDLNAGCSLADSAPADKFAAFKAQYPDHIVLSYINCSAEIKALSDIIVTSSNALKIVESLPKEQKIIFAPDANLGRFVSKKTGRDMVLWDGACIVHIDISLEKLHRLRTEYPEAKFIAHPECQEHILSEADFVGSTTALLKYVVDSPEQTFIVGTEAGILHKMKQAVPHKKIIPAPATQNNTCACSECPYMKMNTMEKVYNAMLYEQPEIIVPEDVRLKAYESVARMLELSK, from the coding sequence ATGGAAGCACTCCTGGAAGAAGTTCAACGAGTTGGCTATGTGAACAAGCCCGTTGCCGAAGATATAGATTTAGTCGCCGAAATCAATCGGCTCAAAAAAGAGAAAAACGCTGTTATTCTGGCGCATTATTATGTAGACGGCGCCATTCAGGATATTGCCGATTATATTGGCGATAGCCTTGGACTAAGCCAGCAGGCAGCCGCTACCCCCGCCGATATGATCGTCTTTTGTGGCGTTCACTTTATGGGCGAAACGGCTAAAGTGCTATCCCCCGAGAAAAAAGTCGTTATTCCCGACCTCAACGCGGGTTGTTCCCTCGCCGACTCTGCCCCTGCCGATAAGTTCGCGGCTTTTAAGGCGCAATACCCCGATCATATTGTTCTGTCGTACATTAACTGCTCCGCCGAAATAAAGGCGCTTTCTGACATTATTGTTACGTCGTCCAATGCGCTGAAAATTGTCGAGAGCCTGCCCAAAGAGCAGAAGATCATTTTTGCTCCCGATGCCAACCTCGGCCGTTTTGTGTCGAAGAAGACCGGCCGCGACATGGTGCTTTGGGACGGCGCCTGTATCGTTCACATCGACATTTCGCTGGAGAAACTGCACAGACTTCGGACCGAATACCCCGAAGCTAAGTTCATTGCCCACCCCGAGTGTCAGGAGCATATTCTAAGCGAAGCCGATTTTGTTGGGTCAACAACCGCTTTGTTAAAATATGTAGTCGACAGCCCGGAGCAAACGTTCATTGTGGGAACGGAAGCGGGCATTCTGCATAAGATGAAGCAGGCTGTGCCGCACAAAAAGATTATTCCAGCCCCAGCCACCCAGAACAACACCTGCGCCTGCTCCGAGTGTCCATACATGAAAATGAATACGATGGAGAAGGTCTATAACGCTATGCTCTACGAACAGCCGGAAATTATTGTGCCAGAGGATGTGCGTTTGAAAGCGTATGAATCGGTGGCACGGATGCTGGAGTTGAGTAAATAA